A DNA window from Chryseobacterium sp. MEBOG06 contains the following coding sequences:
- a CDS encoding replication-associated recombination protein A yields MNQNIPLAEKLRPKALAEVLGQEHLTGEKGTVRKMIENDTLNSLIFWGPPGTGKTTLAEIISEQSGRKFYKLSAVSSGVKDVRDVIDDARKQNLFSGKPPILFIDEIHRFNKSQQDSLLHAVEKGWIVLIGATTENPSFEVVSALLSRSQVYILKALSYEKLEELVDIASERYNKDEGTEFQILEKEALIQYSGGDARKLINSVELVLNQYKNSNVTEIINTDVLEVLQETMALYDKNGEQHYDIISAFIKSMRGGDPNGAVYWLARMIAGGEDIKFIARRMLILAAEDIGLANPNALVIANNCFQAVNVIGNPEARIILSETAVYLAVSPKSNSAYMAINEALALVKQTGNLPVPLHLRNAPTKLMKDLDYGKEYKYAHSYEGNFVEQDFLPEEIKNVKLYEPGNNSTEKKIYEELKKKWSKKY; encoded by the coding sequence TTGAATCAAAATATTCCATTAGCTGAAAAATTAAGACCTAAAGCTCTTGCTGAAGTATTGGGGCAGGAGCACCTTACCGGTGAGAAAGGGACAGTCAGAAAAATGATTGAAAATGACACCCTGAATTCGCTGATCTTCTGGGGACCACCGGGGACAGGAAAAACCACTCTGGCAGAAATTATCTCTGAGCAATCCGGTAGAAAGTTCTATAAACTTTCCGCAGTTTCTTCAGGAGTAAAAGACGTACGTGATGTAATTGATGATGCCAGGAAACAGAATTTGTTTTCAGGAAAGCCTCCTATCTTGTTCATTGATGAGATTCACCGTTTCAATAAATCCCAGCAGGATTCGCTGCTGCATGCTGTAGAAAAAGGCTGGATCGTTTTAATTGGGGCTACCACAGAAAATCCAAGTTTTGAAGTGGTTTCAGCACTGCTTTCCCGAAGCCAGGTTTACATTTTAAAAGCACTAAGCTACGAAAAGCTTGAAGAACTTGTTGATATAGCCTCTGAAAGATATAACAAAGATGAAGGGACAGAATTTCAAATTCTTGAAAAAGAAGCTTTGATACAATATTCCGGAGGAGACGCCAGAAAATTGATTAATTCTGTAGAATTGGTTTTGAATCAATATAAAAATTCTAATGTCACAGAGATTATCAATACGGATGTTCTGGAGGTTCTTCAGGAGACGATGGCTCTTTATGATAAAAACGGAGAGCAGCATTATGATATTATCTCGGCTTTTATTAAATCCATGCGTGGTGGTGACCCGAATGGAGCTGTTTACTGGCTGGCAAGGATGATTGCCGGAGGAGAAGATATTAAATTCATTGCAAGGAGAATGCTTATTCTTGCTGCTGAAGATATTGGACTGGCCAATCCGAATGCATTGGTTATTGCCAACAATTGTTTTCAGGCAGTAAACGTTATTGGAAACCCGGAGGCACGGATTATTTTAAGCGAAACGGCGGTTTACCTGGCTGTATCTCCTAAAAGTAACTCTGCTTATATGGCGATCAATGAAGCATTGGCATTGGTAAAGCAAACCGGAAATTTACCAGTTCCGCTTCATTTAAGGAATGCCCCTACAAAGCTGATGAAAGACCTTGATTATGGCAAAGAATATAAATATGCCCATTCTTATGAAGGTAATTTTGTAGAACAGGATTTTCTTCCCGAAGAGATAAAAAACGTAAAATTGTATGAGCCGGGTAATAACTCTACAGAAAAGAAAATCTATGAAGAGCTAAAGAAAAAGTGGAGCAAAAAATATTAA
- a CDS encoding DUF2339 domain-containing protein translates to MNELLSVIVIVVIIIIFNNLNSKIRKLEKKVTDLNSKMNATSLPSPISSENIQAEKIIIPKPIQSREASIEEITTPNEESSVKVQKDWLGPLSDFLKQNALTIIGIFTLVLGIGYFVKYAIDKNWIGETARAGIGLGIGAGIILTGHFLRKNYTTFASIITGGGIAVLYFTATIAFREYHLFSQNTAFIITCLITAVSIVLSYYYKSEVLIIFSLIGGFSAPLMISTGQSNYLFLFIYLSLLNIGMLTANFLQHWKSVGWTAYLFTTAYLFYWTHENPEFLNITFYMISYVIFYIFALQDYFRKGHLSISDILMVTFVNFSGIIGPIYIFDELKYEPSIIFPLIFAIINSFFLFREYGLKKFGISYTVFTGITISLITTAIAIQFKTHFLTSIWAIETTLLLFIWKKTGHQIFKTFFYILFPLVMIAQTVTWAEYFNRHDYHIIFNPIFITSLFTIISIVINLYLLKTTKKDTQSKVNPFFEDLITGTSYAVIYASLLFEIIYHMLEISWVAVINTGLLFTIYYIFALLFFRRQLNIKNDIQAILIYLFLFLILLNISVSTSSVVAAILSKKLQSGFYLLHLLQWIPFIYTGLRIIPSSEFHKNKISYWILSLALIVSISCELHHSYVLIASPDIPHSYELKKHFNILYLPVIWTIMASIFIYTGLKKSIREYNKIGFALVGLMVLKLYGYDVWQMDNISRISAFIALGIILLLSSFTFQRLKNIIKNMVDKKDKTEENKDL, encoded by the coding sequence ATGAATGAACTTCTTAGTGTCATCGTAATTGTAGTCATTATTATTATTTTCAACAACCTGAACTCCAAGATCAGAAAACTTGAAAAAAAAGTAACTGACCTCAATTCCAAAATGAATGCTACTTCCCTTCCCTCCCCAATTTCCAGCGAAAACATTCAGGCTGAAAAAATCATTATACCTAAACCCATACAGTCTCGCGAAGCAAGTATAGAAGAAATAACGACACCCAATGAAGAATCTTCTGTAAAAGTTCAAAAAGACTGGCTCGGTCCCTTATCTGATTTTCTAAAACAAAATGCGCTTACCATCATTGGTATTTTCACACTGGTTTTAGGAATTGGCTATTTTGTAAAATATGCCATTGACAAAAACTGGATAGGAGAAACGGCAAGAGCAGGAATTGGCCTTGGTATCGGAGCAGGAATTATACTTACCGGACATTTTCTCAGAAAAAACTATACAACATTTGCCTCCATCATAACTGGCGGGGGAATTGCTGTTTTATATTTTACAGCAACCATCGCTTTCAGGGAATATCATCTCTTTTCCCAAAATACTGCTTTTATCATTACATGTCTGATTACAGCGGTCTCTATTGTACTGTCCTATTATTATAAAAGTGAAGTCCTGATTATTTTTTCATTAATAGGAGGTTTTTCTGCTCCTTTGATGATCAGCACAGGACAAAGTAATTACCTTTTCCTGTTTATTTACCTCAGCCTTTTAAATATAGGAATGCTTACAGCCAATTTTCTTCAGCACTGGAAAAGTGTGGGATGGACAGCTTATCTTTTTACAACAGCTTATCTTTTTTACTGGACCCATGAAAACCCAGAGTTTTTAAATATCACTTTTTATATGATCAGCTATGTGATCTTTTATATTTTCGCTCTGCAGGATTATTTCAGGAAAGGCCATCTTTCAATCTCTGATATTTTAATGGTTACGTTCGTTAATTTCTCAGGCATTATAGGTCCTATTTATATTTTTGACGAATTAAAATACGAACCATCTATTATTTTCCCTCTTATTTTTGCAATAATCAACTCCTTTTTTCTTTTTAGAGAATATGGTCTAAAAAAATTCGGAATTTCATATACTGTATTTACGGGTATTACAATCAGCCTTATTACAACCGCAATAGCGATTCAGTTCAAAACCCATTTTTTGACCAGCATATGGGCCATAGAAACTACCCTGCTTCTTTTCATCTGGAAAAAGACCGGGCATCAGATTTTCAAGACCTTTTTTTATATTCTTTTCCCATTGGTAATGATTGCCCAAACTGTTACCTGGGCTGAATACTTTAATAGACACGACTACCATATTATCTTTAATCCAATATTCATCACAAGTTTATTTACAATCATTTCTATAGTTATTAATTTATATTTACTAAAAACCACCAAAAAAGACACACAGAGTAAAGTAAATCCTTTTTTTGAAGACCTTATTACGGGAACCAGCTATGCAGTAATCTATGCTTCCCTTCTGTTTGAAATCATCTATCATATGCTGGAGATATCCTGGGTGGCGGTTATCAACACAGGACTCTTATTCACTATTTATTATATTTTTGCGCTCTTATTTTTCAGAAGGCAGCTTAACATCAAAAATGATATTCAGGCTATTTTAATCTACCTGTTTCTTTTCCTGATACTATTGAATATATCTGTTTCCACTTCATCAGTGGTTGCAGCTATCTTATCTAAAAAACTACAATCCGGTTTTTATCTGTTACATCTTCTTCAGTGGATCCCATTTATATATACAGGTTTGAGAATAATCCCTTCTTCGGAATTTCATAAGAATAAAATCTCTTACTGGATTCTTTCTTTAGCCCTTATTGTTTCCATAAGCTGTGAGCTTCATCATTCATATGTTTTAATTGCTTCTCCAGATATCCCTCATTCCTATGAACTAAAAAAACATTTTAATATTCTTTACCTGCCCGTAATATGGACAATCATGGCCAGCATTTTTATTTATACCGGCTTAAAAAAGAGCATTCGGGAATATAATAAAATAGGCTTTGCGCTGGTAGGACTTATGGTTTTAAAACTTTATGGTTATGATGTATGGCAAATGGACAATATCTCCAGAATAAGTGCATTTATAGCTCTTGGCATTATTTTGTTATTGAGTTCTTTCACATTTCAGCGTCTTAAAAATATCATCAAAAATATGGTTGACAAAAAGGATAAAACAGAGGAAAACAAAGACTTATAA
- the pheA gene encoding prephenate dehydratase, which produces MKIAFLGPHASFTQLAAAQLFPNEELLPQASILDCFNAVENGEAVKAVVPLENSIEGTVSMTLDYLYKTPSIKIDAEAVMPIAHHLMIHPENSKEEIERIYSHPQALAQSFHFLDSHYKEVPKQDFSSTAAAAKYVSENRDSKIAAVANQYAANLYGLEIINRNIQDFEQNHTRFIIISKEQKKYHNQNLETLGEKSGMLITLPEDHPGGLHQVLSVFAWRKMNLSKIESRTLKTGLGNYFFFINVEGHWEDILHGNALKELESINANVDFLGNYKEFLLES; this is translated from the coding sequence ATGAAGATTGCATTTTTGGGGCCTCATGCCAGCTTTACCCAGCTTGCTGCTGCACAACTTTTTCCGAATGAAGAGCTTTTACCACAGGCAAGCATTCTGGATTGCTTTAATGCGGTGGAAAACGGCGAAGCAGTAAAGGCTGTAGTTCCTCTGGAAAATTCTATTGAAGGAACCGTTTCTATGACGCTGGACTATTTATATAAGACGCCGTCTATAAAGATCGACGCAGAAGCAGTAATGCCTATTGCACACCATCTGATGATTCATCCTGAAAATTCTAAAGAAGAGATAGAAAGAATATACTCTCATCCTCAGGCATTAGCCCAGAGTTTTCATTTTCTGGATTCCCATTATAAAGAAGTTCCCAAACAGGATTTTTCATCCACCGCAGCTGCGGCTAAGTACGTTTCAGAAAACCGCGATAGTAAAATTGCAGCAGTAGCGAATCAGTATGCCGCCAATTTATATGGTTTAGAAATCATTAACCGCAATATTCAGGATTTTGAACAGAACCACACCCGTTTTATCATTATATCTAAGGAGCAGAAAAAATATCACAACCAAAATCTGGAAACTTTAGGAGAAAAATCCGGAATGCTGATCACCCTTCCTGAAGATCACCCTGGCGGGCTTCATCAGGTTTTGTCGGTTTTTGCGTGGAGAAAAATGAACCTCAGCAAAATTGAATCCAGAACATTAAAGACCGGACTTGGCAATTATTTCTTCTTTATTAATGTGGAAGGTCACTGGGAAGATATCTTACACGGAAATGCACTGAAAGAACTAGAATCTATTAATGCCAATGTAGATTTCCTTGGAAATTATAAAGAATTCCTTCTGGAAAGCTAA
- a CDS encoding acyl-CoA thioesterase: MIHTTHSLRVRYAETDPMKYVYYGNYAEYFEVGRVELFRSIGISYDEIENQGIWLPVSDYKIKYIRPALYDQKLEIHTYVKKIPGVRIEFEYEIYNEEHIKITEASTTLFFLDAKTSKVIKCPDFLMELIEKNWKQEGES; encoded by the coding sequence ATGATACACACAACACACTCATTACGAGTACGTTACGCAGAAACAGATCCTATGAAATATGTATACTACGGTAACTATGCCGAGTACTTCGAAGTTGGCAGAGTTGAACTGTTCAGAAGTATAGGAATTTCATACGATGAAATTGAAAACCAAGGAATTTGGCTCCCGGTTTCAGACTATAAAATCAAATATATTCGCCCTGCACTGTATGATCAAAAATTGGAAATCCATACTTATGTTAAAAAAATTCCTGGTGTAAGAATTGAATTTGAGTACGAAATTTACAATGAAGAGCATATTAAAATAACAGAAGCTTCCACCACTCTATTCTTTCTGGATGCAAAAACAAGCAAGGTAATCAAATGTCCGGACTTTTTGATGGAACTGATTGAAAAAAATTGGAAACAAGAAGGAGAGAGTTGA
- the dnaA gene encoding chromosomal replication initiator protein DnaA, with protein MDDNLMMLWQKCLQFMRDNLNAAEDNSDLKKLEKSFDMLFDKVQPLSLVANNLTLIVPSDFYKEYIEDNYLSLLSAALKKNIGKGVKLWYSVMENRPKGLEKPVTMNMKGQSVPTPKTQETMPQGFSANIVNPFVVPGIRKVNIDSNLKPDYSFDSYVEGESNKFAATVARSIAKRPGATAFNPLFLYGGYGVGKTHLGQAVGLEVKNQFPDKVVLYLSSEKFIQQFISAAKAHKQTEFANFYQMVDVLIIDDIQFLSGKSATQDSFFHIFDHLHQNGKQIILTSDKAPADIMDIQDRIVSRFKWGLSAEIKSPDLSTRRQIIEDKLSRDGIVLPGDMLDFLAAEAKTNVRELIGVINSVIAYSTVYKRDLSLELLKETINRIAANQKKVINIPYIQDVVCDYFGIKKEQLLSKTRKREIALPRQLAMYFSKAFTNSTFTKIGEEMGGKDHSTVMYACDTIKDVSKIDKEIKKYVKDLTERIKQ; from the coding sequence ATGGATGATAATTTAATGATGTTATGGCAGAAATGCCTTCAGTTTATGCGTGATAATTTAAACGCAGCTGAAGACAATTCTGACCTAAAAAAACTTGAAAAATCTTTCGATATGTTATTTGATAAGGTGCAGCCACTTTCATTAGTAGCTAATAACCTTACACTTATCGTACCGAGTGATTTTTACAAGGAATATATTGAGGATAATTATCTGTCCTTACTTTCTGCTGCCCTAAAGAAAAATATTGGAAAAGGAGTGAAATTATGGTATTCAGTAATGGAAAACAGACCAAAAGGTCTTGAAAAGCCAGTTACCATGAATATGAAGGGACAAAGTGTTCCTACCCCAAAAACACAGGAGACAATGCCACAAGGATTCTCAGCTAATATTGTAAACCCTTTTGTGGTTCCTGGAATTAGAAAAGTAAATATAGACTCAAACCTGAAACCGGATTATTCTTTTGACAGCTATGTGGAAGGAGAAAGTAATAAATTTGCCGCTACCGTAGCAAGATCTATCGCTAAAAGGCCCGGAGCAACTGCATTTAACCCCTTATTCTTATATGGTGGATATGGAGTTGGAAAAACACACTTAGGCCAGGCTGTGGGTCTGGAAGTGAAAAATCAGTTTCCGGACAAAGTAGTTCTTTATCTGTCATCTGAAAAGTTTATTCAGCAGTTTATCTCTGCGGCTAAAGCACACAAGCAGACAGAATTTGCTAATTTCTATCAAATGGTAGATGTATTGATTATTGATGATATTCAGTTCCTATCAGGAAAATCAGCTACACAAGACAGTTTCTTCCATATTTTTGACCACCTGCACCAAAACGGAAAACAGATCATCCTTACTTCAGATAAAGCTCCGGCAGATATTATGGATATTCAGGACAGGATTGTTTCCCGATTCAAATGGGGACTTTCTGCAGAAATAAAATCTCCTGATTTATCCACAAGAAGACAGATTATTGAAGATAAACTAAGCAGAGACGGAATTGTTCTTCCGGGCGATATGCTTGATTTCCTTGCCGCAGAAGCAAAAACCAATGTAAGAGAACTGATCGGGGTTATCAACTCCGTGATTGCATATTCAACAGTATATAAGAGAGATTTAAGTCTTGAATTACTGAAGGAAACAATTAATAGAATTGCTGCCAACCAGAAGAAAGTGATCAATATTCCTTATATCCAGGATGTGGTATGCGACTATTTCGGAATCAAAAAAGAACAGCTTTTATCAAAGACAAGAAAAAGAGAGATCGCATTACCAAGACAACTTGCGATGTACTTCTCCAAAGCATTTACCAATTCAACATTTACTAAGATTGGTGAAGAAATGGGAGGAAAAGATCACTCAACAGTAATGTATGCTTGTGATACGATCAAAGATGTATCAAAAATTGATAAAGAAATTAAGAAATACGTTAAAGACCTTACAGAAAGAATCAAACAATAG
- a CDS encoding low molecular weight protein-tyrosine-phosphatase produces MKILMVCLGNICRSPLAEGIMKAKLPDNFVVDSAGTISMHEGEHPDRRAVKVAANHDVNISEQRSRPITKADFRTFDKIYCMDTSVYKEVLSRTENEEDRQKVSLFLEAAGKDKNADVPDPYWGGMEDFEKVFQLLNAGCDEIAVHLTSPTHHI; encoded by the coding sequence ATGAAAATATTAATGGTCTGTTTAGGTAATATATGCAGAAGCCCTTTAGCAGAAGGAATTATGAAAGCAAAACTGCCGGATAATTTTGTTGTTGATTCTGCCGGAACCATTTCTATGCATGAAGGAGAGCATCCTGACAGGAGAGCTGTTAAAGTAGCAGCCAACCATGATGTCAATATATCCGAACAAAGATCAAGACCTATCACAAAAGCTGATTTCAGGACGTTTGATAAGATCTACTGTATGGATACTTCGGTATACAAAGAAGTTTTATCCAGAACAGAAAACGAGGAAGACCGTCAAAAAGTTTCATTATTTTTAGAAGCTGCCGGAAAAGATAAAAATGCCGATGTTCCGGATCCATATTGGGGCGGAATGGAAGATTTTGAAAAGGTTTTTCAGCTATTGAATGCCGGTTGTGACGAAATAGCAGTTCATTTGACCAGTCCGACCCATCATATATAA
- a CDS encoding SAM-dependent methyltransferase has product MLFLLPAYLSENTSINHFSPVLKDYIMQTDYFFVENEKTARKVVKFFAPEKKQSDLKLFLLDKYTENADIKEAQELMLKGQDFGLLSEAGLPCIADPGNLIVKWCHEKNIRVIPISGPSSIILALISSGFNGQEFTFNGYLPIEKGEKKKQILNLESLVQKTGYSQIFMETPYRNNPLFEDLCKFLSPNTKLCIAANINDPEHEFIKTKTIKDWQKQKPELHKIPAVFVLGK; this is encoded by the coding sequence ATGCTTTTTTTACTCCCTGCTTACTTATCAGAAAATACTTCTATCAATCATTTTTCTCCTGTCTTAAAGGATTATATCATGCAGACAGATTATTTTTTCGTGGAAAATGAAAAGACAGCCAGAAAAGTTGTTAAATTTTTTGCTCCCGAAAAAAAACAGTCTGATTTGAAATTATTTCTGCTGGATAAGTATACTGAAAATGCAGATATCAAAGAAGCCCAGGAGCTAATGCTGAAAGGGCAGGACTTTGGGTTGCTTTCAGAAGCAGGTCTCCCTTGTATTGCTGACCCCGGAAATCTTATCGTAAAATGGTGCCATGAGAAAAATATCAGAGTGATCCCAATTTCAGGGCCTTCATCTATTATTCTTGCGCTGATCTCCAGTGGATTCAATGGGCAGGAATTTACCTTCAATGGTTATCTTCCGATTGAGAAAGGAGAGAAAAAGAAACAGATCCTGAATCTCGAAAGTCTTGTCCAGAAAACGGGCTATTCGCAGATCTTCATGGAAACACCATATAGAAACAACCCGCTTTTTGAGGATTTGTGCAAGTTTTTATCACCAAATACAAAGCTTTGTATCGCTGCTAATATCAACGATCCTGAGCATGAATTCATTAAGACAAAAACAATTAAAGACTGGCAGAAACAAAAGCCCGAACTTCATAAAATTCCTGCCGTTTTTGTTCTGGGAAAATAA
- a CDS encoding lytic polysaccharide monooxygenase yields MITRKIFFPVLLMLAMLVPSFIHLSAHGYVLSPASRGYQGSLDKAALGYSVAFGKYGSVINEPGSLEAPKGFPAMGPADGKIASANGSIGGDTTLDLQTADRWKKTNITTGVNAFIWKYLAYHATAKWHYYMTKQGWDPNKPISRQDLELIGTVTHNGTPPQDNVSHQITVPANRTGYHIILAVWDVADTTNAFYNVIDVNVTSGTGVSAPATPTGLTQVGVTSSSAKISWMPQPDAVSYAVFRNGQSIQQVSMAAFEDTGLTANTVYTYEIQAKGSSGLTSGKSTPLNIKTNSEGIPEKPIAPSNLHSMGTTENSVSLMWMASTHTQGIKNYQVFENGIKVGETVQTNFSRVGLAQDTEYLYTVRSVAMNDQISDMSNDLKVKTKMITPGNGQTYCGAEQYNAANAYPTAGAKVFYACKIWKNKWYANPGELPGTNMVWEEINVCTEGPGCQSSGPVTYCGAQEYNPAKTYPTAGTKVFYACKIWENKWYANPGENPGSNPVWKVIDACTEGPGCTSGLTSKEDSFSVIVSDHLISFSPEDYYGKMSRVDVINPAGLQMLSSVNPTQSSINISHLQAGIYFVRIHYKDGSSITKTIRK; encoded by the coding sequence ATGATTACACGTAAAATTTTTTTTCCGGTATTGCTCATGCTGGCGATGCTGGTACCTTCTTTTATTCATCTGTCTGCACACGGATATGTACTAAGTCCTGCCTCAAGAGGATATCAGGGAAGTCTGGATAAGGCTGCACTTGGCTATTCTGTAGCATTCGGAAAATATGGTTCTGTTATTAATGAGCCTGGTTCTCTGGAAGCACCAAAAGGCTTTCCTGCAATGGGTCCGGCAGATGGAAAGATTGCTTCTGCTAATGGAAGTATAGGGGGAGACACTACACTGGATCTCCAAACTGCTGACCGTTGGAAGAAAACCAATATCACCACGGGTGTCAATGCCTTTATCTGGAAATATCTGGCTTATCATGCAACTGCAAAATGGCATTATTACATGACAAAGCAAGGATGGGATCCTAATAAACCTATTTCCCGTCAGGATCTTGAGCTCATTGGTACGGTCACCCATAACGGTACACCACCGCAGGATAATGTTTCTCATCAGATTACAGTTCCTGCTAACCGTACGGGTTACCATATAATTTTAGCGGTTTGGGATGTAGCTGATACTACAAATGCATTTTATAATGTTATTGATGTTAACGTAACTTCTGGAACAGGAGTTTCAGCACCTGCCACTCCTACAGGATTAACACAGGTAGGAGTAACAAGTTCTTCTGCCAAAATAAGTTGGATGCCACAGCCAGATGCAGTATCTTATGCTGTTTTCCGCAACGGACAAAGCATTCAGCAGGTAAGCATGGCTGCATTTGAAGATACCGGCTTAACTGCGAATACGGTTTATACGTATGAAATACAGGCGAAAGGTTCTTCAGGGCTCACTTCAGGGAAAAGCACACCACTCAATATAAAAACGAACAGTGAGGGTATTCCGGAAAAACCCATAGCACCGTCAAATCTTCACTCGATGGGGACTACTGAAAACTCAGTTTCATTAATGTGGATGGCTTCGACCCATACACAAGGTATTAAAAACTATCAGGTATTTGAAAATGGGATCAAAGTAGGAGAAACCGTACAAACAAACTTTTCACGAGTAGGATTAGCACAAGACACGGAATATCTTTATACTGTAAGATCTGTTGCGATGAACGATCAGATTTCTGATATGAGTAATGATTTAAAAGTCAAAACTAAGATGATTACACCTGGGAATGGTCAGACGTATTGTGGAGCAGAACAGTATAATGCTGCTAATGCATATCCTACAGCTGGGGCAAAAGTTTTTTATGCCTGTAAAATCTGGAAAAATAAATGGTATGCTAATCCGGGAGAACTTCCAGGTACAAATATGGTATGGGAGGAAATAAATGTATGTACAGAAGGTCCCGGCTGTCAGTCAAGCGGTCCGGTTACCTATTGTGGTGCACAAGAATATAATCCGGCAAAAACATATCCAACAGCAGGAACAAAGGTTTTCTATGCCTGCAAAATATGGGAAAATAAATGGTATGCTAATCCAGGAGAAAATCCGGGAAGTAATCCTGTCTGGAAAGTAATCGATGCCTGCACTGAAGGTCCGGGTTGTACATCCGGTCTTACAAGTAAAGAAGACAGTTTTTCAGTAATTGTATCTGATCATCTGATCAGTTTTTCACCGGAAGACTATTATGGAAAAATGAGTAGAGTGGATGTGATTAATCCTGCTGGACTTCAGATGCTTTCTTCTGTTAACCCAACACAGAGCAGTATTAATATAAGTCATCTGCAAGCCGGAATTTATTTTGTGAGAATTCATTATAAAGATGGAAGCAGCATTACGAAAACGATCCGAAAGTAA
- a CDS encoding DUF4349 domain-containing protein has product MKKIILLLSGLILINCSKSGGEKQEVKADLMEVLTEDKTPSSSHTPAPPPFSVSEKVASGENGTNKEVYTPKKTDTISKKIIKNGDMKIQVGDIKKTQNQVNEIIRKNNAYIQKEEFQNTDMDDNLTLIIRVPHKNFDALISSFSNGVGSVLSKNISSSDVTEEYTDVAIKLANKKIYLEKYRDMLKSAATTKDMLEIQENIRELEDEIDVAEGRLRFIDDRVNYSTLNLNLYKEKVRSSATSKIGFGSRFIDSLTEGWNSFVSFLLGLVSLWPFFLIIPFIVLLWRKWKSGKKDKN; this is encoded by the coding sequence ATGAAAAAAATTATTCTCCTGTTATCAGGTCTTATTCTAATCAATTGCAGTAAATCAGGTGGTGAAAAGCAGGAAGTGAAAGCCGACCTAATGGAAGTTCTGACCGAAGATAAAACACCTTCTTCTTCACATACTCCTGCACCTCCTCCATTTTCTGTTTCTGAGAAGGTAGCCTCCGGTGAAAATGGAACCAACAAAGAAGTTTATACCCCAAAGAAAACAGATACGATCTCTAAAAAAATCATCAAAAACGGAGATATGAAAATTCAGGTGGGTGATATTAAAAAAACACAGAACCAAGTCAATGAGATCATTAGGAAAAACAATGCTTATATCCAAAAAGAAGAGTTTCAAAATACGGATATGGATGATAATCTTACTCTGATTATCCGTGTACCTCATAAAAATTTCGATGCATTGATCAGCTCATTTTCAAACGGAGTAGGATCTGTTTTGTCTAAGAATATTTCATCCAGTGATGTGACAGAGGAATATACTGATGTAGCCATTAAGCTGGCTAACAAAAAAATATATCTTGAAAAATACAGGGACATGCTTAAAAGTGCTGCTACCACAAAAGATATGCTTGAAATTCAGGAAAATATCCGAGAACTTGAAGATGAGATTGACGTGGCTGAGGGCAGGCTTCGTTTTATTGATGACCGCGTGAATTACAGTACCTTGAATTTGAACTTATATAAAGAGAAAGTGAGAAGTTCGGCTACCTCAAAAATCGGTTTTGGAAGCCGCTTTATTGATTCCCTTACTGAAGGCTGGAACAGTTTTGTAAGTTTTCTGCTGGGACTGGTTTCATTATGGCCGTTCTTTTTAATCATTCCATTTATTGTGCTATTATGGAGGAAATGGAAATCTGGAAAAAAAGATAAAAATTAA
- a CDS encoding DUF962 domain-containing protein has translation MRKVDLLFAEYSKSHRNATNKFIHWICVPLIFWTILGFVSLIPAPHFCISYFGCVSIMSMITVIFISLFYLRLSLRISIIMIFMMFLAEHFIYLTNIHFEKQSWMVYLIVFVITWIFQFIGHKIEGKKPSFIQDIQFLLVGPIWLLGFILKKTGIRY, from the coding sequence ATGAGAAAGGTTGATTTATTATTTGCAGAATATAGCAAAAGCCATAGAAATGCTACCAACAAATTTATTCACTGGATCTGCGTACCCCTTATTTTCTGGACTATTCTGGGATTTGTATCTCTTATTCCGGCACCTCATTTCTGCATTTCTTATTTTGGATGCGTCAGTATAATGAGTATGATTACAGTAATATTTATCAGTTTATTTTATCTCAGACTTTCTTTACGCATCAGTATTATTATGATCTTCATGATGTTTTTGGCGGAGCATTTCATCTATCTTACCAATATTCATTTTGAAAAACAGTCATGGATGGTCTACTTAATTGTCTTTGTAATAACATGGATTTTCCAGTTTATAGGCCATAAGATAGAAGGAAAAAAGCCTTCTTTCATACAAGATATTCAATTTTTACTGGTAGGCCCTATATGGCTCCTTGGATTTATTCTGAAGAAAACAGGAATCAGATATTAA